In Apium graveolens cultivar Ventura chromosome 10, ASM990537v1, whole genome shotgun sequence, the following are encoded in one genomic region:
- the LOC141693761 gene encoding cation/H(+) antiporter 24-like, translating into MLWIVRATPEGKPVEQTYIVLILLGVMVVGFVSDFLGLAIGNAPLWYGLAIPDGPPLGATLVEKSETIIMEILMPFSYVYIGLYTDIFALSGRWSSLKPLFLIVMTAYLTKVLATLVVARIYNTPLRESVALSLILSLRGQVELILFIHWTDLKMMTQPAHFTLMVLMTISATFIASPLINLIYDPTRPYMINKRRNIQHNPPNSELRIVVSIRDEESVPGFISLLEVSNPHVNSPFSVYALRLIELVGRASPLFIDHETRDGDSYVSDNYTSSNPIHNALKFSHESEGEYVEIHPFTSVSPKKSMYQDICELALTKKASLIILPFNKDLLEMVNNIEGVAAHKKVQSINLNVLNHAPCSVALLVDKGSLQGHLHNNSSFSMQHTKYYFAVLFLGGPDAREALSFADRMASHPDVSLLVIRFLSDNGQGDDLIEKKLDDGLVTWFWVKNEGNSKVAYREVVVQNGEDTLGAIQAMNDDSFTLWIVGRKKGINPVLLEGLQSWGEHQELGVIGEYVSSMDLGTTASVLVVQQQILRDQRRPSKIARGLKDCVRPGTRTN; encoded by the exons ATGCTCTGGATTGTTCGGGCAACACCTGAAGGCAAACCTGTTGAACAAACATACATTGTCCTTATTCTATTAGGCGTGATGGTGGTTGGATTTGTTAGTGATTTTCTTGGATTAGCTATTGGTAATGCACCGTTGTGGTATGGTTTAGCTATACCGGATGGTCCTCCTTTAGGTGCAACACTTGTGGAGAAGAGTGAGACAATTATAATGGAGATTTTGATGCCATTTTCCTATGTTTATATAGGCTTGTATACAGATATATTCGCCTTGTCCGGACGCTGGTCCTCGTTGAAGCCACTTTTCCTCATTGTTATGACAGCATATTTGACAAAAGTTTTGGCCACTCTGGTTGTTGCTCGCATTTATAACACGCCTCTTAGGGAGAGTGTTGCTCTTAGTCTTATTTTGAGCTTGAGAGGTCAAGTGGAGCTTATTCTGTTCATTCATTGGACAGATTTAAAG ATGATGACGCAGCCTGCACATTTTACATTGATGGTGCTCATGACAATTTCTGCGACTTTTATAGCCTCACCTCTGATCAATCTTATCTATGATCCAACACGGCCTTATATGATTAACAAGAGAAGAAATATTCAGCATAATCCTCCAAATTCAGAGCTAAGGATTGTAGTATCAATTCGTGATGAAGAAAGTGTACCAGGATTCATCAGTCTACTAGAAGTCTCCAATCCACATGTTAATAGCCCTTTCTCAGTGTATGCTCTACGTCTCATTGAATTAGTAGGCCGTGCCAGTCCTCTATTTATTGATCATGAGACTCGAGATGGCGATAGTTATGTAAGTGATAACTACACTAGCTCCAATCCCATCCACAATGCCTTGAAATTCTCCCATGAATCAGAAGGAGAATACGTGGAAATCCATCCCTTTACATCAGTGTCCCCAAAGAAAAGCATGTACCAGGATATCTGTGAGCTTGCTTTGACAAAGAAAGCTTCTTTAATCATATTACCATTCAACAAAGACTTGTTGGAAATGGTAAATAATATTGAGGGTGTAGCAGCGCATAAGAAAGTTCAGTCTATAAACTTGAATGTCTTAAATCATGCTCCTTGCTCTGTCGCACTTCTTGTAGATAAAGGGTCTCTTCAGGGTCATCTTCACAACAATTCTTCATTCTCCATGCAGCACACGAAGTACTATTTTGCGGTGCTTTTTCTGGGTGGCCCTGATGCTCGAGAGGCTCTGTCTTTTGCTGATCGCATGGCAAGTCATCCTGATGTGTCACTGTTGGTAATTAGATTTCTTTCAGACAATGGCCAAGGGGATGATTTGATCGAAAAGAAGCTGGATGATGGACTAGTGACATGGTTTTGGGTGAAAAATGAAGGGAACAGCAAGGTGGCATATAGGGAAGTTGTGGTGCAAAATGGGGAAGATACATTGGGTGCAATTCAGGCTATGAATGATGATAGTTTTACTCTATGGATTGTTGGTAGGAAAAAGGGGATCAACCCGGTTTTGCTAGAAGGATTACAGAGttggggtgaacatcaagaactTGGGGTTATTGGGGAGTATGTATCCTCAATGGATTTAGGAACTACAGCTTCTGTATTAGTGGTGCAACAACAGATCTTAAGAGATCAAAGAAGACCTTCAAAAATTGCGCGAGGATTGAAGGATTGTGTAAGACCAGGCACAAGAACAAATTAA
- the LOC141688939 gene encoding laccase-3-like: protein METWSNHILLSLAVSLILSVALVNAETHYHQFIVQAKTVQRLCKTRNIITVNGQFPGPTLNVRNGDTVIIKVQNSARYNITIHWHGLRQMRTPWADGPEFVTQCPIQPGATYTYRYTIEDQEGTLWWHAHSRWLRATVYGALVIRPKLGSSYPFQQPKIEFPVVLGEWWNSNILDTMRQAVFTGGAPNVSNAYTINGQPGDLYPCSRQDTTRLSVSPGDTVLLRVINAALNQQLFFTVANHMLTVVAADALYTKPFATNVIMVGPGQTTDVLLTANQSPGRYYMAARAYASPKNAPFDNTTTTAILQYASCNSRNGACSRPILPRLPAYNDTNTVTAFTTQLKSPSKAEVPLKIDESLFFTVGLGFVFCNPGPRCQGPNNTRFAASMNNVSFVLPRRTSLLQAYYQKIPGIYTTDFPPVPPVRFDYTGNVSRALWQPTFGTKLYKLKFGSTVQIVLQDTAIFSTEDHPIHLHGYHFYVVGQGFGNFNPSTDTANFNLNDPPQRNTIDVPVGGWAVIRFVADNPGVWLFHCHIDTHLTWGLGMAFVVENGVGELQTIEPPPADLPRC, encoded by the exons ATGGAGACTTGGAGCAACCACATTCTACTTAGCCTTGCTGTGTCACTCATATTATCAGTAGCTCTTGTTAATGCAGAAACTCATTACCATCAATTTATC GTTCAAGCTAAAACAGTGCAAAGGTTGTGCAAAACCAGAAACATTATAACAGTAAATGGACAATTTCCAGGGCCGACTCTGAATGTCAGAAATGGAGACACGGTTATCATCAAAGTCCAAAACAGTGCTCGCTACAATATCACCATTCATTG GCATGGACTTCGTCAGATGAGAACACCATGGGCTGATGGACCCGAGTTTGTGACACAATGCCCTATTCAACCAGGAGCAACTTACACATACAGGTACACAATTGAAGATCAGGAGGGTACATTGTGGTGGCATGCTCATAGCAGGTGGCTAAGAGCTACTGTTTATGGTGCACTAGTCATCCGTCCCAAGTTAGGCTCCTCGTATCCTTTCCAACAGCCTAAGATAGAATTTCCTGTTGTTCTTG GGGAGTGGTGGAACAGCAATATTCTTGATACTATGAGACAGGCAGTTTTTACTGGTGGAGCACCAAATGTGTCCAATGCATACACTATTAACGGTCAACCTGGTGATCTATATCCATGCTCGCGTCAAG ATACTACAAGACTTTCTGTGAGCCCTGGCGATACAGTTCTTCTTAGAGTCATCAACGCTGCACTCAATCAGCAACTTTTTTTCACAGTTGCCAACCATATGCTAACTGTTGTTGCAGCTGATGCTCTCTACACCAAACCTTTTGCAACAAATGTTATTATGGTTGGACCTGGACAGACTACTGATGTTCTCCTCACTGCTAATCAAAGTCCAGGGCGTTACTATATGGCTGCACGTGCTTATGCATCTCCAAAAAATGCTCCATTTGACAATACAACTACAACTGCAATCCTTCAGTATGCATCTTGCAACTCGAGAAATGGTGCTTGCTCAAGACCAATTTTACCACGTTTACCTGCCTACAATGACACTAATACTGTTACTGCATTCACGACTCAACTGAAAAGCCCCTCAAAAGCTGAAGTTCCCTTGAAAATAGATGAGAGTCTATTTTTCACAGTGGGGTTAGGATTTGTTTTTTGCAATCCAGGGCCAAGATGTCAAGGACCTAATAACACTCGATTCGCTGCAAGTATGAACAATGTGTCTTTCGTACTCCCAAGAAGGACATCTCTGTTACAGGCCTACTATCAAAAAATTCCTGGAATTTACACCACTGATTTCCCACCTGTTCCACCAGTGAGATTTGATTACACAGGCAATGTTAGCCGTGCTTTATGGCAGCCAACTTTTGGTACTAAGCTTTACAAACTCAAGTTTGGTTCCACTGTCCAAATTGTGTTACAAGATACAGCTATATTCTCAACAGAGGACCACCCAATTCATCTGCATGGCTACCATTTCTACGTTGTAGGACAGGGTTTCGGTAACTTTAATCCAAGCACAGATACAGCTAACTTTAACCTCAATGATCCACCACAGAGAAATACTATAGATGTGCCTGTTGGTGGATGGGCTGTTATCCGGTTTGTGGCTGATAATCCTG GTGTGTGGCTATTCCACTGTCACATTGATACACATCTTACATGGGGTTTGGGTATGGCTTTTGTGGTTGAAAATGGTGTTGGAGAGTTACAGACCATAGAGCCACCTCCAGCTGATCTTCCTCGATGTTAA